A single Pedobacter sp. PACM 27299 DNA region contains:
- a CDS encoding S41 family peptidase has protein sequence MKNLKPALFIFILLISFAAQAQQKQEKLLKNTNWIQEGYGRGLKIVDSTFTYYNLDRLNCKSLAEGKLNGRFKIISLSKNELVLNPGGIVNYVFKKVPALPGNCGSTPPSTASYEDNFKIFWETFNDNYAFFKERNVDWQQVYKEYLPKAKQAHSPKELSEILTALVKQLGDGHIRLEIPDSLQTKTPATSTGVKRKTNDVIQGIKNKYLENVHVYNHGVISWGKIKGSNTGYIIINDMNNFANYLSPEEQALPTFLKKYEEIKDLKPAMEQFDDEIKGVDTIMKKVFADLAKTDSMAIDLRFNGGGLETVALRLLSYFVGESKPVITVTAKTAQGNTKKQTYVQQSSKANYKGKVFLLTGPNTASAAEIFALSARSYPNITSIGTRTNGIFSEILWKELPIGWEFSLSNEIYMDRSGKTYEGTGVPVHIELNYPRNRFDFYHTFYNGDQFSDAAIDRISKTK, from the coding sequence ATGAAGAACCTTAAACCCGCTCTATTCATTTTTATTCTTTTGATCAGCTTTGCTGCTCAAGCTCAGCAAAAACAAGAAAAACTATTAAAAAATACCAACTGGATTCAGGAAGGTTACGGAAGAGGTTTAAAAATTGTAGATTCCACATTTACCTATTATAACCTAGACCGTCTAAATTGTAAGTCGCTGGCAGAAGGCAAATTGAATGGTAGGTTCAAAATTATTTCTTTAAGTAAGAATGAACTGGTACTTAACCCAGGTGGAATAGTGAACTATGTTTTCAAAAAGGTACCTGCTTTGCCAGGCAATTGCGGCAGTACTCCTCCCTCTACTGCCTCTTATGAGGATAATTTCAAGATTTTTTGGGAAACCTTCAACGACAATTACGCGTTTTTTAAGGAGCGAAATGTAGATTGGCAACAAGTTTATAAAGAATACCTGCCAAAGGCAAAGCAAGCCCATTCTCCAAAAGAACTATCGGAGATCCTAACAGCATTAGTGAAGCAGTTAGGCGACGGTCATATCAGGTTGGAAATTCCAGATTCTCTACAGACAAAAACTCCGGCAACAAGTACTGGAGTCAAGCGAAAAACAAATGATGTCATTCAGGGTATCAAGAATAAATACTTGGAAAACGTGCATGTTTATAACCACGGGGTGATCAGTTGGGGGAAAATAAAAGGTTCGAATACCGGATATATCATCATCAATGACATGAATAACTTTGCGAATTATTTGTCTCCGGAAGAACAAGCTTTGCCGACATTCTTGAAAAAATACGAGGAGATCAAAGATTTGAAGCCGGCAATGGAGCAGTTTGATGACGAAATTAAAGGAGTTGACACCATTATGAAAAAGGTTTTTGCTGACCTTGCAAAGACGGATTCCATGGCGATCGACCTTCGTTTCAATGGTGGTGGACTGGAAACAGTAGCATTAAGACTGCTGAGTTATTTTGTTGGAGAAAGTAAGCCTGTAATTACAGTCACTGCTAAAACCGCTCAAGGGAACACCAAAAAGCAAACTTATGTTCAGCAATCCTCGAAAGCCAATTATAAGGGTAAAGTATTCCTGCTGACAGGTCCAAATACAGCAAGTGCGGCAGAAATTTTCGCCTTATCAGCACGCAGTTATCCGAATATTACGAGTATAGGCACGAGAACAAACGGTATTTTCTCTGAGATCTTATGGAAAGAATTACCTATTGGATGGGAGTTTAGCTTATCAAATGAGATTTATATGGATAGGAGTGGAAAAACTTATGAAGGAACAGGTGTTCCAGTCCATATAGAACTTAATTACCCTAGAAACCGGTTTGATTTCTACCATACTTTTTACAATGGCGACCAGTTTAGCGATGCCGCAATAGACCGCATCTCCAAAACGAAATAG
- a CDS encoding S41 family peptidase, translated as MLKGKYLFIFLFALSLNVQAQLTDSTDRYKKANLDKEFLTGSKIVFDQPSNFQISSLELLAKVWGFLKYHHPAIAKGDYNWDFELFRMTPKLLVVKTLKERNELLSKWIYALGPFENGKTIRPAKAQIKYELNFDWFKSSKFSPELISQLNAVKNADRTAGSYYVKMYDAETPVAIFKNEGDYSSFKYPDAGYRLLGLFKFWNSYEYFSPYRNLLDKPWSGILKEYIPKLIAAKNELDYKLTMAALIAETQDSHSDISPYDIAFRGFYGTFTPKMTIAFVDDQAVVTNSTEDGSLNALKKGDVIQSINNVPISKLMKEKLPYVSASNYATQLRKLTTILLRTNDTLMQVSFIRDDKSEQLSLKCYPFNRREKRAAPVDSGFKMINKDIAYIHASRIETRLKSVMPMAMQAKAMILDLRTYPKPTSFAWDLAKYIFDAPKEVARYTAGSTEIPGLFSYMPDDYMAQVRIGVANVNPYLGKIIVLVNEETQSLGELSAMALRAGPNTIIVGSQTAGADGSVGMPVTFPGGIVTGFTQIGVYYPDGKETQRIGIIPDVKVKPSVKGIKEGRDEMLEKAISLLN; from the coding sequence ATGTTGAAAGGAAAATATCTGTTCATCTTTCTATTTGCTCTATCCTTAAATGTACAAGCTCAATTGACGGATTCCACGGATCGGTATAAAAAAGCGAATCTGGACAAAGAATTTCTAACAGGCTCCAAAATCGTTTTCGATCAACCAAGCAATTTTCAAATCAGCAGTCTGGAATTACTGGCTAAAGTATGGGGCTTTTTAAAGTACCACCATCCGGCAATTGCAAAAGGGGATTACAACTGGGATTTTGAACTTTTTAGAATGACACCTAAACTGTTAGTCGTTAAAACCCTTAAAGAGAGAAATGAATTACTTTCTAAGTGGATTTATGCTTTAGGTCCATTTGAAAATGGGAAAACCATCAGACCAGCTAAAGCGCAGATAAAATACGAATTGAATTTCGACTGGTTTAAGTCCAGCAAGTTCAGCCCCGAACTGATCAGCCAGCTAAATGCAGTTAAAAATGCAGATCGTACAGCAGGAAGTTATTATGTGAAAATGTATGATGCAGAAACACCGGTCGCTATTTTTAAAAACGAAGGTGATTACAGCAGTTTTAAATATCCGGATGCCGGTTACCGTTTACTGGGCCTATTCAAATTCTGGAACAGTTACGAATACTTTTCTCCTTATCGAAACCTACTGGATAAACCATGGTCGGGGATACTCAAGGAGTATATTCCTAAGTTGATTGCCGCCAAGAACGAGCTGGATTATAAACTCACCATGGCTGCGCTGATCGCTGAAACACAAGATTCACATTCCGACATTTCTCCTTACGATATAGCTTTCAGAGGTTTTTACGGTACATTTACACCGAAAATGACCATTGCTTTTGTAGACGACCAAGCTGTCGTGACAAACAGTACGGAGGATGGGAGTTTGAATGCCTTAAAAAAAGGAGATGTGATTCAAAGCATCAACAATGTTCCAATCTCGAAACTAATGAAAGAAAAGCTGCCGTATGTCAGCGCTTCTAACTACGCTACCCAATTGAGAAAGCTAACGACCATTTTGTTGAGGACCAATGATACATTGATGCAGGTCAGCTTTATCCGTGACGACAAATCTGAACAGCTCAGCTTGAAATGTTATCCATTCAACCGTCGGGAAAAGCGTGCAGCACCTGTAGATTCCGGCTTTAAAATGATCAATAAAGACATCGCTTATATTCATGCCAGCAGGATAGAAACAAGACTGAAATCGGTGATGCCAATGGCGATGCAGGCAAAAGCCATGATTCTAGACCTGAGAACCTATCCTAAGCCCACCAGTTTTGCCTGGGATCTGGCGAAATACATTTTCGATGCACCGAAAGAAGTAGCCAGATATACTGCTGGAAGTACAGAAATACCTGGACTGTTCAGCTATATGCCTGATGATTATATGGCCCAGGTGAGGATCGGAGTAGCGAATGTAAATCCTTATCTGGGGAAAATCATTGTTTTGGTCAATGAAGAAACGCAGAGTCTGGGGGAGTTGTCTGCCATGGCTTTGCGCGCCGGTCCAAATACGATCATTGTTGGCAGTCAAACTGCCGGAGCAGATGGTTCAGTAGGGATGCCGGTGACTTTCCCTGGGGGAATTGTTACAGGATTTACCCAGATCGGCGTTTATTATCCAGATGGAAAAGAGACACAAAGGATAGGTATTATACCCGATGTGAAGGTTAAACCTAGCGTCAAAGGCATTAAAGAAGGTCGTGATGAAATGTTGGAGAAAGCCATTTCTTTACTGAATTAG
- a CDS encoding helix-turn-helix domain-containing protein encodes MQTVIRNSYNPILKELIQCYIFFNHTHGYPIHYTTFPNTNLCLALYQNNQISYLKNATENRCILNKGVGKFSSRIYAFHQQPFQVDIHAEVDQICIIFHPGALTAFTKERYAALLDDDHPFERIFKEDSSVLAELFAADDQAKRVVILEELLVKSIIWQRNEMRLGKLLQHIHSPLAQELHVEQLAKEMNINVSTLYRIFMAEVGQSPKKYLQTLRFRKALDAMKYSKKVDLTAIAYQHQFYDQAHFIKEFNSLSGETPGRLIHKISLEQQQLVWRYDTSGYVTSQLQE; translated from the coding sequence ATGCAAACTGTCATCCGCAATAGTTATAATCCTATCTTAAAAGAATTAATTCAGTGCTACATCTTTTTTAACCATACTCATGGTTACCCCATCCATTATACTACTTTCCCCAATACCAACTTATGCCTTGCGCTATATCAGAATAACCAAATCAGTTACCTCAAAAACGCCACAGAAAACAGGTGTATCCTGAATAAAGGAGTTGGAAAATTTAGCAGCCGCATTTACGCCTTCCATCAGCAACCTTTCCAGGTAGACATTCATGCGGAGGTAGATCAAATATGTATCATTTTTCATCCTGGGGCCTTAACTGCATTTACAAAAGAACGTTATGCCGCATTACTGGATGATGATCATCCTTTTGAAAGGATTTTCAAAGAAGATTCATCGGTTTTAGCAGAATTATTTGCAGCCGACGATCAGGCCAAAAGAGTGGTTATCCTGGAAGAACTCCTGGTTAAAAGCATCATCTGGCAAAGAAATGAGATGAGATTGGGTAAATTACTGCAGCATATCCACAGTCCATTAGCCCAAGAACTACATGTGGAACAACTCGCTAAAGAGATGAACATCAATGTTTCCACCCTGTACCGGATATTCATGGCTGAGGTCGGGCAAAGCCCGAAAAAATATTTGCAAACGCTTCGGTTCCGCAAAGCCTTAGATGCGATGAAATACTCAAAAAAGGTAGATTTAACGGCCATAGCCTATCAGCATCAGTTTTACGACCAAGCACATTTCATCAAAGAATTTAATAGCTTGTCTGGTGAAACACCAGGACGGTTGATCCACAAAATATCACTGGAACAGCAGCAGCTGGTTTGGCGGTATGATACCTCAGGATACGTCACCAGTCAGCTTCAAGAATAA
- a CDS encoding DUF6266 family protein yields MAICYAGPHGHPSGKIGKLFFYTLNGQPVCRLIGRPGKPSINQLGNRQAMSVTMSLFKPMADFINVSFKLEAEGTVKNPHNLATSYNKKYALTGQYPNIKVDYSKVILSKGSLEMAEDLKLSKGEEGINLSWNTAGFENGRYDDILMVMVSHPDREHASSFLNAAKREDGSCFIPVHSEWMRNGQMEVYVCFKSASGQLISDSAYAGNLNGLAESQKEQEEKNIIVYLKSVFISLKPVSRIKIIGC; encoded by the coding sequence ATGGCAATATGTTATGCAGGCCCGCATGGGCACCCTTCCGGCAAAATAGGAAAGCTGTTTTTTTACACTTTAAATGGGCAGCCAGTTTGCCGTTTGATCGGCAGACCTGGAAAACCGAGTATAAATCAACTGGGTAACCGCCAAGCCATGTCGGTGACGATGAGCCTATTTAAGCCGATGGCCGATTTTATCAATGTCAGCTTTAAGCTGGAAGCGGAAGGGACGGTTAAAAACCCACACAATCTGGCGACTTCCTATAATAAGAAATATGCTTTAACAGGCCAGTATCCCAATATTAAAGTGGATTACAGCAAAGTAATCCTCAGTAAAGGAAGCCTGGAAATGGCCGAAGATTTAAAGCTCAGTAAGGGAGAGGAAGGCATTAATTTAAGCTGGAATACTGCTGGCTTTGAAAATGGTCGTTACGACGATATCCTGATGGTGATGGTGAGTCACCCGGATCGGGAACATGCAAGCAGTTTTCTAAATGCAGCAAAAAGAGAGGATGGAAGCTGTTTTATCCCAGTTCATTCGGAATGGATGAGGAATGGACAAATGGAAGTTTATGTCTGTTTTAAATCTGCGAGTGGGCAGTTGATTTCCGACAGTGCTTATGCGGGCAACTTGAATGGCTTGGCAGAAAGTCAGAAAGAACAGGAAGAAAAAAACATTATAGTCTATTTAAAGTCCGTTTTCATTAGTTTGAAGCCAGTTAGTAGGATTAAAATCATTGGCTGTTGA
- a CDS encoding acyltransferase family protein, whose product MNQSLNYATSAEEPTAVSAKTFKITAHKVEYLSSLTALRGIAALLVAVFHFEMAVARFVPAAQSMFFEKCYLMVDLFFIMSGFIMMHVYSNDFKQKIQADTLKKFLVARFARVYPLHIFSLLLLVVIVRWLTNWGNPPIILEQPADILPNIFLLHSFGLTHIYSWNIPSWSISAEFAAYLLFPVIALFINKKKAVAVLIFTVLIVTAYYAIMYLLPRVNPINPAIPVPHNLNTTFDYGYIRGIAGFTTGVLVYLLYESRAIRKAFSSDTASLLIIAGIILSLHFALNDGITVFLFAILVLSFTANTGKIADFCNRKFMQFLGNISYSVYLMQIFLQEPFSHGAYLPGTTGIGRGKQNIDFFLGLGYCVVYLILLILISYVTYRWVEGPSRRFINRILGK is encoded by the coding sequence ATGAATCAATCCCTAAACTATGCGACTTCCGCCGAAGAACCAACGGCAGTAAGTGCTAAAACTTTTAAAATCACAGCACATAAAGTGGAGTACCTTTCTTCATTAACTGCTTTACGTGGTATTGCAGCATTACTTGTGGCCGTATTCCATTTTGAAATGGCAGTTGCCCGCTTTGTTCCTGCTGCTCAATCTATGTTTTTTGAAAAGTGCTACCTGATGGTGGATCTGTTTTTTATCATGAGTGGTTTTATTATGATGCATGTATACAGCAATGACTTTAAGCAAAAAATACAGGCAGATACCCTAAAAAAGTTCCTTGTTGCGCGTTTCGCGAGGGTTTATCCACTGCATATATTTTCACTCCTGCTGCTGGTCGTAATTGTACGCTGGCTTACAAATTGGGGCAATCCACCAATCATCCTTGAACAGCCAGCAGATATTTTACCGAATATCTTTCTACTGCATTCCTTTGGCCTTACCCATATCTATTCCTGGAATATTCCATCCTGGAGCATCAGTGCTGAATTTGCAGCTTACCTTTTGTTTCCAGTAATTGCACTATTCATCAATAAAAAAAAAGCAGTTGCGGTACTGATATTTACAGTGTTGATCGTAACAGCCTATTATGCGATTATGTACCTACTTCCGCGGGTAAATCCAATTAATCCGGCGATACCCGTTCCTCATAACCTAAATACGACATTCGACTATGGTTACATCCGGGGAATAGCTGGTTTCACCACGGGTGTGCTCGTATACCTGCTCTACGAATCACGAGCAATTAGAAAAGCATTTTCCTCTGATACTGCATCCTTGCTGATCATTGCTGGGATAATCCTGTCATTGCATTTTGCACTGAATGATGGCATTACAGTTTTTCTATTCGCTATCCTTGTGCTTAGTTTTACGGCAAACACGGGTAAGATCGCAGATTTCTGCAACCGGAAATTCATGCAGTTTCTAGGGAATATTTCTTATTCCGTTTACCTCATGCAAATCTTTCTGCAAGAGCCATTTTCACATGGTGCATATTTGCCGGGGACTACAGGAATAGGGAGAGGCAAACAGAATATTGATTTTTTTCTTGGCCTGGGCTATTGTGTGGTTTACCTGATCTTACTCATTCTGATCTCTTATGTCACTTATCGGTGGGTAGAAGGGCCTAGTCGGAGGTTTATAAATCGGATTTTGGGGAAATAA
- a CDS encoding RNA polymerase sigma-70 factor produces the protein MLTQTLLSDLELIALLKEGNAAAYTMIYNRYFDELYIHAYQRLKDREEAQDVVHELFAGIWNKRDELLVKSSLAAYLYTAVRNRILDVIAHQQVENRYVNSLQNFMEQGYCVTDHQVRERQMAELIERGISELPPKMREVFELSRKQGMTHKEIAAQLNLSDQTVRKQINNALRILRMKLGMMLFLSL, from the coding sequence GTGTTGACTCAAACTTTACTTTCTGATTTAGAATTAATCGCTCTCTTAAAAGAAGGAAATGCTGCCGCGTATACGATGATTTACAACCGCTATTTTGATGAGTTGTACATTCATGCTTATCAACGATTGAAGGATAGGGAAGAAGCTCAGGATGTAGTCCATGAGCTATTTGCGGGCATTTGGAACAAAAGAGATGAACTGCTGGTTAAAAGCAGTCTCGCTGCTTACCTGTATACCGCCGTTCGAAACCGCATTCTCGATGTCATTGCACATCAGCAGGTGGAAAATAGGTATGTAAACTCCTTACAAAATTTCATGGAACAAGGCTATTGTGTGACCGACCATCAGGTTCGGGAACGACAAATGGCTGAATTGATTGAAAGGGGCATTTCTGAGTTGCCTCCCAAGATGCGTGAGGTATTTGAGCTCAGCAGAAAACAGGGAATGACACATAAGGAGATTGCTGCACAATTGAATCTTTCAGATCAGACGGTCAGAAAGCAAATCAATAATGCGCTGAGAATCTTGCGTATGAAGCTTGGAATGATGCTTTTCCTAAGTTTGTAA
- a CDS encoding FecR family protein, with product MSIENKDAIALLKKYKEGNCSPEELAMLETWYLNYEEETSDLDLAGLKAAKSAVWARLPIHTPQPKKLKVWPAIAAAASIVLVLGLGVLFIKNQRASNAIARLKQEEASIRPGGPKAMLTLADGSKISLDEAANGKLASQAGITITKTKDGQLVYTMSPSNAATSTVRTYNTISTPKGGQYQINLPDGTKVWLNAASSLKYPIAFGDQERKVELTGEGYFEVSPDKERPFKVNTARQMVSVLGTHFNISSYEEDGFVKTTLLEGKVKVQLNDLDVSAVLSPGEQSVLKERTFNVQKVDVEEAIAWKNNTFVFHNEELGDIMREISRWYDVEVICPDEMAKVTFSGTISRSKNIKQTLRTMVLTGTVHFKFEGRRITVMP from the coding sequence ATGTCAATAGAGAACAAGGACGCCATCGCGCTGCTAAAAAAATATAAAGAAGGGAATTGTAGCCCGGAGGAACTCGCCATGCTGGAAACCTGGTACCTTAATTATGAAGAAGAAACTTCTGATTTAGATCTAGCAGGACTGAAGGCGGCAAAATCTGCGGTATGGGCGAGATTGCCAATTCATACCCCACAACCAAAAAAACTGAAGGTATGGCCAGCGATAGCCGCAGCAGCTTCTATTGTACTGGTGCTCGGCTTAGGCGTACTGTTTATTAAAAATCAGCGCGCATCGAATGCTATTGCCAGATTAAAGCAGGAAGAAGCGAGTATTCGGCCAGGTGGCCCAAAAGCAATGTTAACGCTGGCTGACGGCTCAAAAATCAGCCTGGATGAAGCGGCAAATGGAAAACTAGCCAGTCAGGCTGGCATCACCATCACCAAAACCAAAGACGGACAACTGGTTTATACGATGAGTCCTTCAAATGCAGCGACATCTACCGTTCGGACTTACAACACGATCAGCACCCCAAAAGGCGGACAGTACCAGATCAACCTTCCTGATGGAACTAAGGTATGGCTGAACGCCGCCTCCAGTTTAAAATATCCTATTGCTTTTGGGGATCAGGAACGTAAAGTGGAGCTGACAGGAGAAGGTTATTTTGAAGTCAGCCCGGATAAGGAACGACCTTTTAAAGTGAACACTGCCCGACAAATGGTGTCGGTATTGGGAACACATTTTAACATCAGCTCTTATGAGGAGGATGGCTTTGTGAAAACAACCCTGCTGGAAGGTAAGGTGAAAGTGCAGCTGAATGATCTGGACGTTTCAGCGGTGCTGAGTCCCGGAGAGCAATCGGTATTAAAAGAAAGAACTTTTAACGTTCAAAAAGTAGATGTGGAGGAAGCCATTGCCTGGAAGAACAACACTTTTGTATTCCACAATGAAGAACTCGGGGACATTATGAGGGAAATTTCCCGCTGGTATGATGTCGAAGTAATTTGTCCGGACGAGATGGCAAAGGTCACTTTCTCTGGAACCATATCCAGAAGTAAAAATATTAAGCAGACGCTCCGCACCATGGTATTAACAGGAACAGTTCACTTTAAGTTTGAGGGAAGGAGGATCACCGTTATGCCTTAA